From the Chloroflexota bacterium genome, one window contains:
- a CDS encoding glycosyltransferase — protein MSRVVMFVFNDCRNDARVLREAASLVAAGHTVTIMARPRDPVAVVGDREVRGGFEIVRVAVPHRWRFFWTWARYPWRMRRWWVGRVNRAIHHLPTGAAELVGLAAAAALTLVWAAIRAPFHLAARGRGVPPGGSNIDWAVRWRWSVLGWADRVADEAPPADVYHGHDLSGLEAAGRAQRRNGGALVCDSHEIFLESGTNAGRPRILKAWLARSERRWVGQAAALVTVNESLADDLGRRYGPSRTVVVHNCPARWDPPTPRPDLIRTTAGIPVDAPIALYHGSFAAHRGLEELAAAILRPSLERVHAVFLGYGSQRALLDRMVLDPLYEGRLHILDAVPPDELLPWVASADVGVMAIQASTRNHRLSTPNKLFECLAAGLPVVVSDFDEMHRIVLDDPSGPLGATCVPDDVDDVARAIRSVVDLAPADRAALRTRCLEAAHRRWNWETEVAGLLALYRDLPSTVVAPVATASSPAGQVVPSPASGAIASPAASAIPSRVLFAARWYPAHDDPGRGIFVADLATALTEAGIDIEIASWEPALARGVNGPAEAATTVAAARERWAAVAGSAVAARPRSWGSPGVPVVRLPAIVPSVAGVERDPLELAELQAATLVPYGEAVAARRPYALIHAHTGIPDGLAASRLADRLGLPLLVTEHDSLIVGRLADGRLRDAYRPLLEGPRRVVAVSPSLRDDLARVLVVDPARIGVVPNPVDLVAFTSTGPAGRDPDELLWVGARKASKGTDTLLQAFAIARAERPLLRLRLVGAAPTADEEARFRGLASELGLADAIAFEPATDRAGVAAAMAHAAIFVHPSPRETFGVVAAEALASGLPVAATPSGGVESIVGTDGTCGTVADGLTAGALAAAIGRTLDRRLTYDAAALRARAETFNPTAVAVATIAEYRRLLGGAEFGRTERDGATPRPRPPQRRLPRAGEGSVGSVPGRGLPLVVGFNRRAALTRIAALPVDLRDELEIVSSIAAAHGGDALPAATWHDVDAEASHRAAVVAAGGPVRPTGSAGRMLRLVLHPMRTIRLRALAGRRVRMIAADRAAAVAAVLDQRVARGLQRGPLLALEADDVATLAPLLDDGVPLEPTTLRALADRWDEVDH, from the coding sequence GGGTCGGGCGCGTCAATCGCGCCATCCACCACCTCCCGACGGGCGCCGCCGAGCTGGTGGGGCTCGCCGCGGCCGCCGCGCTGACGCTCGTCTGGGCGGCGATCCGGGCCCCGTTCCACCTCGCCGCCCGGGGTCGAGGAGTCCCGCCGGGCGGGTCGAACATCGACTGGGCGGTCCGCTGGCGATGGAGCGTTCTCGGCTGGGCGGACCGCGTGGCCGACGAGGCGCCGCCCGCGGACGTCTATCACGGACACGATCTGAGCGGACTCGAGGCGGCCGGGCGGGCGCAGCGCCGGAACGGCGGAGCGCTTGTTTGCGACAGCCACGAGATCTTCCTCGAGTCCGGCACGAACGCCGGCCGGCCACGGATCCTCAAGGCGTGGCTCGCCCGGAGCGAGCGGCGCTGGGTGGGCCAGGCCGCGGCGCTCGTCACCGTGAACGAGTCGCTCGCGGACGATCTCGGTCGGCGGTACGGACCGAGCCGGACGGTCGTCGTCCACAACTGTCCGGCGAGGTGGGACCCGCCGACGCCGCGACCCGACCTCATCCGCACGACTGCCGGCATCCCGGTCGACGCGCCGATCGCCCTCTACCACGGAAGCTTCGCGGCCCACCGCGGCCTGGAGGAGCTCGCCGCGGCGATCCTCCGCCCGAGCCTCGAGCGGGTCCATGCCGTCTTCCTCGGCTACGGCTCCCAGCGGGCGCTCCTCGACCGGATGGTCCTCGACCCGCTGTACGAGGGTCGACTCCACATCCTCGACGCCGTCCCACCGGACGAGCTCCTGCCGTGGGTCGCCTCGGCCGACGTCGGCGTGATGGCGATCCAGGCCTCGACCCGCAACCATCGTCTCTCCACCCCGAACAAGCTCTTCGAGTGCCTCGCGGCCGGGCTGCCCGTCGTCGTGAGCGACTTCGACGAGATGCACCGGATCGTCCTCGACGATCCCTCGGGACCCCTCGGAGCGACGTGCGTCCCGGACGACGTCGACGATGTCGCCCGGGCGATCCGTTCGGTGGTCGACCTGGCGCCGGCGGACCGTGCGGCACTCCGGACTCGCTGTCTCGAGGCCGCGCATCGGCGCTGGAACTGGGAGACGGAGGTGGCGGGACTCCTCGCCCTCTACCGGGACCTGCCGTCGACGGTCGTTGCTCCCGTGGCCACCGCGAGCTCGCCGGCGGGCCAGGTCGTGCCATCCCCCGCGAGCGGCGCCATCGCGTCGCCGGCGGCGAGCGCGATCCCCTCCAGGGTGCTCTTCGCCGCGCGCTGGTACCCGGCCCACGACGATCCGGGGCGTGGCATCTTCGTGGCCGACCTCGCCACGGCGCTCACCGAAGCCGGCATCGACATCGAGATCGCGTCGTGGGAACCGGCGCTCGCCCGTGGCGTGAACGGGCCGGCGGAGGCCGCGACGACGGTCGCGGCGGCGCGCGAGCGGTGGGCTGCGGTCGCTGGTTCGGCGGTCGCCGCTCGACCGCGCTCCTGGGGATCACCCGGCGTGCCGGTCGTCCGCCTGCCGGCGATCGTGCCGAGCGTGGCGGGCGTGGAGCGTGACCCGCTCGAGCTCGCGGAGCTGCAGGCGGCGACGCTCGTTCCGTACGGCGAAGCGGTCGCGGCTCGACGACCTTATGCGCTGATCCACGCCCATACGGGGATCCCGGACGGCCTCGCCGCGAGCCGGCTTGCCGATCGGCTCGGCCTCCCGCTCCTCGTGACCGAGCACGACTCGCTCATCGTCGGCCGCCTTGCCGACGGGCGCCTCCGCGATGCGTACCGCCCGCTGCTGGAAGGGCCACGCCGGGTGGTCGCGGTGAGCCCATCGCTCCGCGACGACCTGGCCCGGGTCCTCGTCGTGGATCCGGCCCGGATCGGGGTCGTGCCGAACCCCGTCGACCTCGTCGCCTTCACCTCGACGGGGCCCGCCGGTCGCGATCCGGACGAGCTCCTGTGGGTCGGCGCGCGCAAGGCGAGCAAGGGCACGGACACCCTCCTGCAGGCGTTCGCGATCGCGCGCGCCGAACGGCCGCTCCTTCGCCTCAGGCTCGTCGGTGCGGCGCCCACAGCGGACGAGGAGGCGCGATTCCGCGGCCTTGCGAGCGAGCTCGGGCTCGCCGACGCCATCGCCTTCGAGCCGGCCACGGACCGGGCGGGGGTCGCGGCGGCGATGGCGCACGCAGCGATCTTCGTCCACCCGAGCCCGCGCGAGACGTTCGGGGTGGTGGCAGCGGAGGCGCTCGCGTCGGGACTGCCGGTCGCGGCGACCCCGTCGGGAGGCGTCGAATCGATCGTCGGGACGGATGGGACCTGCGGGACGGTCGCCGACGGGTTGACGGCCGGCGCCCTTGCCGCGGCGATCGGCCGGACCCTCGATCGCCGGCTGACGTACGACGCGGCGGCACTCCGGGCCCGCGCCGAGACGTTCAATCCGACCGCCGTCGCCGTCGCGACGATCGCCGAATACCGGCGGCTGCTCGGCGGGGCCGAGTTCGGCCGGACCGAGCGGGACGGGGCGACGCCCAGGCCTCGCCCGCCGCAGCGCCGGCTACCGCGGGCAGGTGAAGGTTCCGTGGGTTCGGTTCCCGGCCGCGGACTGCCGCTCGTCGTCGGATTCAATCGGCGCGCGGCGCTCACGCGGATCGCGGCACTGCCCGTCGACCTCCGTGACGAGCTCGAGATCGTCAGTTCCATCGCCGCCGCGCACGGCGGGGATGCGCTGCCCGCCGCGACGTGGCACGACGTGGACGCGGAGGCCTCCCACCGCGCCGCCGTGGTCGCTGCCGGTGGGCCCGTTCGCCCGACCGGGTCCGCGGGCCGCATGCTTCGCCTGGTCCTCCATCCGATGCGCACGATCCGCCTCCGCGCGCTCGCGGGCCGGCGCGTCCGGATGATCGCGGCTGACCGCGCTGCGGCGGTGGCCGCCGTCCTCGACCAGCGCGTCGCCCGCGGCCTGCAGCGCGGCCCGCTGCTCGCCCTCGAGGCCGACGATGTCGCGACGCTCGCGCCGCTGCTCGATGACGGGGTGCCCCTCGAACCGACGACCCTCCGCGCCCTCGCGGACCGCTGGGACGAGGTGGACCACTAG
- a CDS encoding ABC transporter ATP-binding protein, with amino-acid sequence MGLRNGGSKNGSGAAAGSKNGALAGLAAPYAIDVQDLGVRYNLRLTKKNTFRQTLATMLHRGEGDRTFWALRNVSFRLVQGESLAVIGPNGAGKSTLLQVLAGIITPSEGAIDVRGHISSLLMLGAGFDQELTGRDNIHLAGAFMGIEHDQMVDGIDRIIDFADIGQFIDAPIKTYSSGMRARLGFAIATSVDPDVLLLDEVLATGDQVFREKSRARVLELARAAKAIVLVTHDMEWVTAFCNRAMLIELGHVVAEGDPAEIVRIHRERSDAERARKAAEAATFLGTSAETAAALGVPRSAVGTRR; translated from the coding sequence ATGGGCCTCCGGAACGGCGGGTCGAAGAACGGGTCAGGAGCGGCCGCCGGGTCGAAAAACGGGGCCCTTGCCGGCCTCGCCGCGCCCTATGCGATCGATGTGCAGGACCTCGGCGTTCGCTACAACCTGCGGCTGACGAAGAAGAACACCTTCCGCCAGACGCTCGCGACGATGCTCCACCGGGGGGAGGGCGATCGGACGTTCTGGGCGCTCCGCAACGTCTCGTTCCGTCTCGTCCAGGGCGAGTCACTCGCCGTCATCGGCCCGAACGGCGCCGGCAAGAGCACGCTCCTCCAGGTCCTCGCCGGCATCATCACCCCGTCCGAGGGCGCGATCGACGTTCGCGGCCACATCTCGAGCCTGCTCATGCTCGGGGCGGGCTTCGACCAGGAGCTCACCGGCCGCGACAACATCCACCTCGCCGGTGCGTTCATGGGCATCGAGCACGACCAGATGGTGGACGGCATCGATCGGATCATCGATTTCGCGGACATCGGCCAGTTCATCGATGCGCCGATCAAGACGTATTCGTCCGGCATGCGGGCCCGCCTCGGCTTCGCGATCGCGACCTCGGTCGACCCGGACGTCCTCCTCCTCGACGAGGTGCTCGCGACCGGCGATCAGGTCTTCCGTGAGAAGAGCAGGGCGCGGGTCCTTGAGCTCGCCCGGGCAGCGAAGGCGATCGTCCTCGTCACCCACGATATGGAATGGGTGACGGCGTTCTGCAACCGGGCGATGCTCATCGAGCTCGGTCACGTGGTCGCCGAGGGCGACCCGGCCGAGATCGTGCGGATCCACCGTGAGCGCTCGGACGCGGAACGGGCGCGGAAAGCCGCCGAGGCGGCCACGTTCCTCGGCACGAGCGCGGAGACGGCAGCGGCGCTCGGCGTGCCACGCAGCGCGGTCGGGACGCGGCGGTAG
- a CDS encoding ABC transporter permease, with product MDITNDIPVAYRTTATRPGPIGLVGEALAEVRSRRRLIAYLARADLKKKGTDTLFGNIWWILDPLLQMAVYVVLVTLVFQRTTPAYPLFIFAAILPWKWFSTSMSDSISSVSGQDKLIKQIQFPKVVLPLSALLSAVVQFAFGIIPLTGMLVLLYPDRIHITLLYIPLIAAVQFVFTLGMGFVVSALNVFFRDVGNLARHLLRLWFYLSPGLWGQPEFASLADKHPTIFHLMQLNPFFWLFDSYRNAIYYGTAPDFVNLGVVLVGSALLLVVATMFFKRLEPAFAKVL from the coding sequence ATGGACATCACCAACGACATCCCGGTCGCATACCGGACGACGGCCACCCGTCCCGGACCGATCGGACTCGTCGGCGAGGCGCTGGCTGAGGTCAGGTCGCGCCGCCGCCTCATCGCCTACCTGGCCCGGGCGGATCTCAAGAAGAAGGGCACGGACACCCTCTTCGGGAACATCTGGTGGATCCTCGATCCGCTCCTCCAGATGGCCGTCTACGTCGTCCTCGTGACGCTCGTCTTCCAGCGCACGACGCCTGCGTATCCGCTCTTCATCTTCGCGGCGATCCTGCCGTGGAAGTGGTTCTCCACCTCCATGAGCGACTCGATCAGCTCCGTGAGCGGCCAGGACAAGCTCATCAAGCAGATCCAGTTCCCCAAGGTGGTCCTGCCGCTGTCCGCGCTCCTCAGCGCGGTCGTCCAGTTCGCCTTCGGGATCATCCCGCTCACCGGGATGCTCGTCCTGCTCTATCCGGACCGGATCCACATCACCCTGCTGTACATCCCGCTCATCGCCGCGGTCCAGTTCGTGTTCACCCTCGGGATGGGGTTCGTCGTCTCCGCGCTCAACGTCTTCTTCCGCGATGTCGGCAACCTCGCCCGACATCTGCTCCGCCTGTGGTTCTACCTGTCGCCGGGGCTGTGGGGCCAGCCGGAGTTCGCGTCCCTCGCCGACAAGCACCCCACGATCTTCCACCTCATGCAGCTGAACCCGTTCTTCTGGCTGTTCGACTCGTACCGCAACGCGATCTACTACGGGACCGCCCCCGACTTCGTGAACCTCGGTGTCGTCCTCGTCGGGAGCGCCCTCCTCCTCGTCGTCGCGACGATGTTCTTCAAGCGCCTCGAGCCCGCCTTCGCGAAGGTCCTCTGA
- a CDS encoding glycosyltransferase family 4 protein, whose protein sequence is MSSGPEADGRPRPAPARPVCMIVHAYYDEDSRVRRQAESLVARGRPVDVYSLRRPGDPSTGTLAGVRIVRLDVQRHQGAGIVTYLREYLSFLVRAGWTATRAHRRRRYAVAEVHTLPDFLVAAALPLRLAGVPVILDLHEAMPDFFRMRFRRLANPASYRILLLAERISIGCASAVMTVNDALADRLVARGVRRDRITVLLNSPSLERFDPALHPARAFMADGTLRLVYAGALTPTYELDVVLEAVATLRRARPGLPVALKVYGRGDSAATLEVRAAELGLAERVAFPGRIPIEDVPAAIAGADIGLAPTRRDPFTDASLSTKIFEYGAMGKPVVASRLPMVERTFPSGGVATYEPGDAGDLARSILALVDDAAARDHAVATTLSRIRELSWEHSAEALEKLIERLASRAVPSAPSSPSAPLSSVP, encoded by the coding sequence GTGAGTTCCGGCCCCGAGGCCGACGGACGGCCGAGACCGGCCCCCGCCCGGCCCGTCTGCATGATCGTCCACGCCTATTACGACGAGGACTCGCGCGTCCGGCGCCAGGCCGAGTCCCTCGTTGCGCGCGGGCGACCGGTGGACGTCTACTCCCTCCGCCGTCCCGGCGATCCGTCGACCGGCACGCTCGCCGGGGTCCGCATCGTTCGCCTCGACGTCCAGCGTCACCAGGGCGCCGGGATCGTCACCTATCTCCGCGAGTACCTCTCGTTCCTCGTGCGGGCCGGCTGGACGGCCACCAGGGCCCACCGCCGTCGTCGCTACGCGGTCGCGGAGGTCCACACCCTGCCGGACTTCCTCGTGGCGGCTGCGCTTCCTCTTCGCCTCGCCGGCGTGCCGGTCATCCTCGACCTCCATGAGGCGATGCCGGATTTCTTCCGGATGCGATTCCGGCGCCTCGCGAACCCAGCCTCCTATCGGATCCTCCTCCTCGCCGAGCGGATCTCGATCGGCTGCGCGAGTGCCGTCATGACGGTCAACGACGCCCTCGCCGATCGACTCGTCGCCCGGGGCGTCCGCCGCGACCGGATCACGGTCCTCCTCAACAGCCCATCCCTGGAGCGCTTCGATCCGGCCCTCCACCCGGCCCGCGCCTTCATGGCGGACGGGACGCTGCGCCTCGTCTACGCCGGCGCGCTCACGCCGACCTACGAGCTCGACGTCGTCCTCGAGGCGGTCGCGACCCTCCGGCGCGCCCGACCCGGACTGCCCGTCGCACTCAAGGTCTACGGTCGGGGCGATTCGGCCGCCACGCTCGAGGTCCGCGCGGCCGAGCTCGGTCTCGCCGAACGGGTCGCCTTCCCCGGCCGCATCCCCATCGAGGACGTCCCGGCCGCGATCGCCGGGGCGGACATCGGCCTCGCCCCCACCCGCCGCGATCCGTTCACGGACGCGTCCCTCTCCACGAAGATCTTCGAGTACGGCGCAATGGGCAAGCCCGTCGTCGCGTCGCGACTGCCGATGGTCGAACGGACCTTCCCGTCCGGTGGCGTCGCGACGTACGAGCCGGGCGATGCGGGGGACCTCGCCCGGTCTATCCTCGCCCTCGTGGACGACGCGGCGGCTCGCGACCACGCCGTCGCGACGACCCTCTCCCGGATCCGGGAGCTCTCGTGGGAGCACTCGGCCGAGGCGCTCGAGAAGCTGATCGAACGCCTCGCGTCCCGAGCCGTGCCGTCGGCCCCCTCCAGCCCCTCCGCGCCGCTATCCTCCGTCCCATGA